A single region of the Raphanus sativus cultivar WK10039 chromosome 1, ASM80110v3, whole genome shotgun sequence genome encodes:
- the LOC108842161 gene encoding cytochrome P450 72A15 produces the protein MQTSAASSVIVSVALAVVLWWIWRTLKWIWFKPKMLESYLRRQGIAGTPYTPLVGDMRRDNSMSKEARSKPIKLTDDIISRVLPFPSQMLKTYGRTFFTWRGTIPTVTITNPEQIKEVFNKVYDFPKPHTFPLSNLVVSGLFSYDGDKWAKHRRIINPAFHLEKIKNMVPVFHQSCNEVVDKWDKIVSDKESSCEVDVWPGLMSITEDVISRTAFGSSYKDGQRIFELQTELAQLIIQAFRKSYIPGYRYLPTKDNKRIKAAAKETHDILKGLVKKRLRAREAGEAPNEDLLGILLESNLGQAKGNGMSIDDVIEECKLFYFAGQETTSVLLVWTMILLSQHQDWQDRAREEVQQVFGDKEPNIEGLNHLKIMTMIFNEVLRLYPPVTQLSRTIHKEMKLGDLKLPGGVQINLPIMLLQRDTQLWGNDAAEFKPERFEDGVSKATKSQVSFFPFAWGPRICIGQNFALLEAKMAMALILHRFSFELSPSYVHAPYTVFTLHPQYGAHLILHKL, from the exons ATGCAAACATCAGCAGCTTCGTCAGTAATAGTTTCGGTAGCTCTAGCTGTTGTATTGTGGTGGATATGGAGAACTCTAAAGTGGATTTGGTTCAAACCAAAGATGCTTGAAAGTTACCTGAGAAGACAGGGTATTGCCGGAACGCCTTACACGCCACTTGTCGGAGACATGAGAAGAGACAATAGCATGTCAAAGGAGGCAAGGTCCAAACCCATCAAACTAACGGATGATATCATTTCACGTGTATTGCCTTTCCCCTCGCAGATGCTCAAGACTTACG GAAGGACTTTCTTTACATGGCGTGGCACTATACCAACCGTCACTATTACGAATCCTGAGCAAATCAAAGAAGTGTTCAACAAAGTTTATGATTTCCCAAAGCCACATACATTCCCTTTGAGCAACCTTGTAGTCAGTGGACTCTTCAGTTATGATGGTGATAAATGGGCAAAACACAGAAGAATCATCAACCCTGCTTTCCACCTTGAGAAGATCAAG AATATGGTACCTGTATTCCATCAGAGCTGCAACGAGGTTGTTGACAAATGGGACAAGATAGTCTCGGACAAAGAGTCATCCTGTGAGGTGGACGTCTGGCCTGGGCTTATGAGTATAACAGAAGATGTGATCTCTCGTACTGCTTTTGGCAGCAGCTATAAAGATGGACAGAGGATATTTGAGCTCCAAACAGAACTAGCACAGCTCATCATCCAAGCTTTTCGAAAATCTTACATCCCTGGATATAG ATATCTCCCAACAAAGGATAATAAAAGGATAAAAGCAGCAGCCAAAGAAACTCATGATATACTGAAAGGGCTCGTTAAAAAAAGGTTAAGGGCAAGAGAGGCTGGGGAAGCACCAAACGAAGATTTGTTAGGTATACTTCTTGAATCAAATTTAGGGCAAGCTAAGGGAAATGGAATGAGCATTGACGATGTGATAGAGGAGTGCAAGTTGTTCTACTTTGCTGGGCAAGAGACAACTTCAGTACTTTTAGTTTGGACAATGATTCTGCTAAGCCAACACCAAGACTGGCAGGATCGTGCACGAGAAGAAGTGCAGCAAGTTTTTGGTGATAAAGAACCCAATATAGAAGGCCTTAACCATCTCAAAATT ATGACAATGATATTTAATGAGGTCCTTAGGCTATATCCTCCAGTAACTCAGCTGAGTCGAACCATTCACAAAGAGATGAAGCTAGGCGACCTGAAGCTACCAGGTGGTGTTCAGATCAATCTACCTATTATGCTTCTCCAACGTGATACTCAGCTATGGGGGAACGATGCAGCAGAGTTCAAGCCGGAGAGATTCGAAGATGGTGTCTCAAAGGCAACAAAGAGCCAAGTCTCCTTCTTTCCCTTTGCTTGGGGACCAAGGATCTGTATTGGCCAAAATTTTGCCTTATTAGAGGCAAAGATGGCAATGGCATTGATTCTACATAGATTCTCCTTTGAGCTTTCTCCTTCCTATGTTCATGCTCCTTACACAGTCTTCACCCTCCACCCACAGTATGGTGCTCATCTTATCCTCCACAAGCTATAG